A window from Rhizosphaericola mali encodes these proteins:
- a CDS encoding DUF4293 domain-containing protein, which yields MIQRIQSVWLLVATVLALFSLKQTFFFGSVLGQPATPFMGTTNTPIMLMTILVGVFSFLLIFLYKKRRQQLWLTVLNLVLSLGLIAFYFVQINQQLGQIALGSIFVFAVPIFLLLAMKGIYSDRKLLKSVDRLRD from the coding sequence ATGATTCAACGTATTCAATCTGTTTGGTTACTTGTAGCGACAGTGTTGGCCTTATTTTCCTTAAAACAGACTTTCTTTTTTGGAAGTGTTTTAGGACAACCGGCTACACCATTTATGGGTACAACTAATACGCCTATAATGTTGATGACTATTTTGGTCGGTGTATTTTCCTTTTTATTGATTTTTTTGTACAAAAAAAGAAGACAGCAATTATGGTTGACCGTGCTTAATCTTGTTTTAAGTTTGGGTTTGATTGCATTTTATTTTGTTCAGATCAACCAACAATTAGGGCAAATTGCATTAGGTTCTATATTTGTTTTTGCAGTTCCTATTTTTTTGTTGCTTGCAATGAAAGGAATTTATAGTGATAGGAAATTGTTAAAAAGTGTTGATCGATTAAGAGATTAA
- a CDS encoding class I SAM-dependent methyltransferase, translated as MKCSICGNDAENKCIVLTELYFQFNSSFPYFECIKCGCIQIERIPDDLGKYYPKNYYSFHLQEIPLNVSFLRKIHYQNFANKKYPFSGFFISKIFKPSGFHYWLKKLNVKDTDTHILDIGCGNGNLLKRIFRLGFNNLLGIDPFLEKEQKIATNFAIEKKEIFDLNDQFDVVMMHHSLEHMDRQHDVIEQFSKLLKPNGHGLIRIPIVSIPLMERFGKYVVSLDPPRHLFVHSINSIQYLLEMHGLEIYDTVYDADLFSIKASEQYKQGIALADKEKSYIENPSASIFSNEDDIRFAKEIKELNLAHSSDNVALYIRKKNKIYV; from the coding sequence ATGAAATGCTCCATTTGTGGCAATGATGCAGAGAATAAATGCATTGTTCTTACCGAGTTGTATTTTCAGTTTAATTCAAGTTTTCCCTATTTTGAGTGTATTAAATGTGGCTGTATTCAGATAGAGAGAATTCCTGATGATCTTGGAAAATACTATCCGAAAAATTATTATTCCTTTCATTTGCAGGAAATTCCGTTAAATGTGAGTTTTTTGAGAAAAATTCATTACCAAAATTTTGCAAATAAAAAATATCCATTTTCTGGGTTTTTTATATCCAAAATTTTTAAACCTTCTGGCTTTCATTATTGGTTAAAAAAACTAAATGTAAAAGATACTGATACGCATATTTTAGATATTGGCTGCGGAAATGGGAATTTATTAAAACGCATTTTTCGTTTAGGCTTCAATAATCTACTCGGAATTGATCCATTTTTAGAAAAGGAGCAAAAAATTGCCACTAATTTTGCGATAGAAAAAAAAGAAATATTTGATCTGAACGATCAATTTGATGTAGTGATGATGCATCATAGTTTAGAACATATGGATCGACAACATGATGTTATTGAACAGTTTAGCAAATTATTAAAACCAAATGGACATGGCTTAATTAGAATTCCGATCGTCAGTATTCCTTTAATGGAGCGTTTTGGAAAATATGTTGTGAGTTTGGATCCGCCAAGACATTTGTTTGTACATTCTATTAACAGTATTCAATATTTATTAGAAATGCATGGGCTGGAAATTTATGATACGGTTTATGACGCAGATTTGTTTTCGATTAAAGCGTCTGAACAATACAAACAAGGAATCGCACTTGCTGACAAAGAGAAAAGTTATATAGAAAATCCATCTGCGAGTATCTTTTCTAATGAAGATGATATTAGATTTGCAAAAGAAATTAAGGAGTTAAATTTGGCGCATTCAAGTGACAACGTAGCACTGTATATTCGAAAGAAAAATAAAATATATGTTTAA
- a CDS encoding S1/P1 nuclease encodes MFKKLGLAVVAALLLKANAVMAYGTIGHRVVAEIAQRHLSRHAKKELKKLIGEEPLAYWANWPDFIKSDTTGKWKSSSRWHYVDLPGNLDKTDFISQLKSLKGENLYTQMSAMEAQLKDKSLPKEQREIALRFLIHLVGDLHQPLHVGRDEDQGGNKIKVTWFGKPTNAHSVWDEALVDFQQYSYTEYATVLDVVNKDTAKTWVDEPVEDWFYESHVLADKVYANTPENAKLSFGYNYLFVGDLNTELAKGGLRLAKILNEIL; translated from the coding sequence ATGTTTAAAAAATTAGGTTTAGCAGTTGTTGCCGCTTTGCTATTGAAAGCAAATGCAGTAATGGCTTATGGTACGATTGGACATCGTGTAGTTGCAGAAATTGCGCAAAGACACTTGTCTCGTCATGCTAAAAAGGAATTGAAAAAATTAATAGGCGAGGAGCCTTTGGCATATTGGGCGAATTGGCCAGATTTTATCAAATCGGATACGACAGGAAAATGGAAGTCATCTAGTCGTTGGCATTATGTAGATCTTCCAGGTAATTTGGATAAAACGGATTTCATTTCTCAATTAAAATCATTGAAGGGAGAAAATTTGTATACCCAAATGTCTGCTATGGAAGCCCAGTTGAAAGACAAATCCTTGCCAAAGGAACAACGTGAAATTGCTTTACGTTTCTTAATTCATTTGGTGGGAGATTTACATCAACCTTTGCACGTTGGCCGTGATGAAGATCAAGGTGGTAATAAAATTAAGGTCACATGGTTTGGAAAACCTACGAATGCGCATTCTGTTTGGGATGAAGCATTGGTTGATTTTCAACAATATAGCTATACGGAATATGCGACCGTTTTGGATGTGGTAAATAAGGATACGGCGAAAACTTGGGTGGATGAGCCTGTGGAAGATTGGTTTTATGAATCTCATGTATTGGCAGATAAAGTGTATGCAAATACACCAGAAAATGCAAAATTATCTTTTGGATATAATTATTTATTCGTAGGAGATTTGAATACGGAATTAGCAAAAGGTGGTTTGCGTTTAGCTAAGATTTTGAATGAAATATTGTAA
- a CDS encoding dihydrolipoamide acetyltransferase family protein: protein MAIQDILLPSLGEGITDATILKWLKQPGDLVQEEEVILEIATDKVDSEVPAPVTGILKETFFSENQVAPVGSIIATIETEQSAENQEVKPLETIIESAPKEEITENVDIPYLPQTNDFSKSEGAQVNGNSDKTNNGFYSPLVLNIARTEGISYQELEKIAGTGKDNRVSKNDLLAYVAAKKSNNVPTLEPKIVQQEAATVQEVRKFENSTPSNNVEIVEMDRMRKLIAHHMKESQNTSATVTSFEEADVTKIVQWRNKVKVNFEKQENTKITFTPIFMDCVIKALKKYPMLNSSVDGDNIILKKDINLGMATALPSGNLIVPVIKNASYLNLAGLSRAVNDLADNARKNKLKPSDTQDGTFTITNVGSFGSLTGTPIINQPQVAILAIGTIKKKPVVIESETGDTIGIRHIMMLSLSYDHRIIDGALGSTFLHEIVKEMENWDSAKAY, encoded by the coding sequence ATGGCAATACAAGATATATTACTGCCTTCTCTCGGAGAAGGAATTACGGATGCGACAATACTTAAATGGTTGAAACAACCGGGAGATTTGGTACAAGAAGAGGAAGTGATATTAGAAATTGCGACCGATAAAGTGGACAGTGAGGTGCCGGCACCAGTAACTGGAATTTTGAAAGAAACTTTTTTTTCAGAAAATCAAGTTGCTCCTGTAGGTAGCATCATTGCAACTATTGAAACTGAGCAATCTGCAGAAAATCAAGAAGTTAAGCCATTAGAAACAATAATTGAATCGGCTCCTAAAGAAGAAATTACTGAAAATGTAGATATTCCCTATTTGCCTCAAACAAATGATTTTTCCAAATCAGAAGGAGCTCAAGTAAATGGAAATTCAGATAAAACAAATAATGGTTTTTATTCTCCTTTAGTATTGAATATTGCTCGCACGGAAGGAATTTCTTACCAAGAATTAGAAAAAATTGCGGGAACGGGGAAAGATAATCGCGTTTCTAAAAATGATTTACTAGCATACGTAGCAGCTAAAAAAAGCAATAATGTTCCTACACTGGAGCCGAAAATTGTACAACAAGAAGCAGCTACAGTTCAGGAAGTTCGAAAATTTGAAAATAGTACTCCTTCTAATAATGTTGAAATTGTAGAGATGGATCGCATGCGCAAATTAATCGCGCACCACATGAAGGAAAGTCAAAATACAAGCGCAACCGTAACTTCATTCGAAGAAGCAGACGTTACTAAAATTGTACAATGGCGTAATAAAGTTAAAGTCAATTTTGAAAAACAGGAAAATACAAAAATCACCTTCACGCCTATTTTCATGGATTGTGTAATTAAGGCGTTGAAAAAATATCCAATGCTGAATAGTTCAGTGGACGGCGATAATATTATCTTGAAAAAAGATATTAATTTGGGTATGGCTACAGCTTTACCAAGTGGTAATTTGATCGTTCCGGTAATTAAAAACGCCTCTTATTTGAATCTTGCTGGCTTGAGTCGAGCGGTCAATGATTTGGCAGATAACGCTAGAAAAAACAAATTAAAACCTTCTGATACGCAAGATGGTACATTTACCATTACCAATGTTGGAAGTTTTGGAAGTTTGACCGGTACGCCGATTATTAATCAACCACAAGTCGCGATTTTAGCAATCGGAACTATTAAGAAAAAGCCTGTCGTAATAGAATCTGAAACAGGCGATACTATTGGAATTCGTCACATTATGATGCTGTCTTTAAGTTATGACCATCGTATAATTGATGGTGCTCTAGGTTCTACATTTTTACATGAGATAGTCAAAGAAATGGAAAATTGGGATAGTGCCAAAGCTTATTAA
- a CDS encoding CinA family nicotinamide mononucleotide deamidase-related protein, whose protein sequence is MEKIKASILTIGDELLIGQVIDTNSAFIAQELNAIGIDIVRRVAVGDAWDEMWKALDEEQTHADIVLITGGLGPTSDDITKPLLCEYFQTELIQNEDALVNLKKIFINRTLAEKQMGQALLPKACTPIPNTRGTAFGMWFERNGKIIISMPGVPFEMKGMITDFIVPKFKQTLQLPTIGYRYLLTGGLGESAINDRIQTFEDQLPKGMGLAYLPDLGKVRLRLTLHGDNLEEVNRVLDEEFAKMKALLPDVIISDNGDSTEVALGKLLKSQNLTVATAESCTAGNIAHIISSVPGASQYLLGGIVAYSNQVKHEILHVKSETLEKFGAVSEETVKEMVQGTLNIVHSDYAIAVSGILGPDGGSDEKPVGTVWIAVGTKEYITTKKFQFRHNRERNMQLTTNHALNMLIQILRHANA, encoded by the coding sequence ATGGAAAAGATAAAAGCATCCATTTTGACTATTGGAGACGAACTTTTAATTGGTCAAGTGATTGATACGAATAGCGCTTTTATAGCACAAGAATTGAATGCGATTGGCATTGATATCGTAAGAAGAGTGGCTGTCGGTGACGCTTGGGATGAAATGTGGAAAGCCTTGGACGAGGAACAAACACATGCAGATATTGTATTGATTACGGGCGGTCTCGGACCCACGTCAGACGACATTACGAAGCCGCTTTTATGCGAATATTTCCAAACGGAACTTATCCAAAATGAAGATGCATTAGTCAATCTGAAAAAAATATTTATCAATAGAACTTTGGCAGAAAAGCAAATGGGGCAAGCATTATTACCCAAAGCTTGTACGCCGATTCCGAATACTCGTGGAACTGCTTTTGGGATGTGGTTTGAAAGAAATGGAAAAATAATCATCAGTATGCCAGGTGTTCCATTTGAAATGAAAGGAATGATCACAGATTTTATAGTTCCAAAATTCAAACAAACATTACAATTACCTACGATCGGTTATCGCTATTTGCTTACTGGAGGTTTGGGAGAATCTGCAATTAATGATCGTATCCAAACATTCGAAGATCAACTTCCCAAAGGTATGGGCTTGGCTTATTTACCTGATTTAGGAAAAGTAAGATTGCGCTTGACCTTGCATGGAGACAATTTAGAAGAAGTAAATCGTGTTTTGGATGAAGAATTTGCCAAAATGAAAGCATTATTGCCTGATGTAATTATTTCAGATAATGGAGATAGTACGGAAGTCGCTTTGGGTAAATTGTTAAAATCTCAAAATCTTACCGTTGCCACCGCGGAAAGTTGCACTGCTGGAAATATTGCGCATATCATTAGCAGTGTTCCTGGCGCATCCCAATATCTATTAGGCGGAATTGTCGCTTATAGTAATCAAGTCAAACATGAAATTTTGCATGTAAAAAGTGAAACATTGGAAAAATTTGGTGCGGTAAGTGAAGAAACTGTCAAGGAAATGGTGCAAGGAACGCTTAATATTGTCCATTCAGATTATGCGATTGCTGTGTCTGGAATATTAGGACCAGACGGAGGTTCGGACGAAAAACCTGTAGGAACAGTTTGGATTGCAGTGGGAACAAAAGAATATATTACAACTAAAAAATTCCAATTTAGACATAACAGAGAAAGAAATATGCAATTGACAACCAATCATGCACTCAATATGTTAATTCAAATATTACGTCACGCAAACGCATAA
- the dacB gene encoding D-alanyl-D-alanine carboxypeptidase/D-alanyl-D-alanine endopeptidase: MKKLWLSSFILITSITSYAQSTIENRLTSAFDRLENDRQMAHGSVSFTVADAEEGKIIFQKNGSIGLSPASSQKIFTAIASYSILGQDFHFKTILGYTGKVEDGVLNGNLILTGYGDPTLGSWRYDGYKPEDVEKKIFAALAKNDIRAVNGDIIIDDSKFSMQPTPGGWPWNDMGNYYGAPNWGFNWLENQYDITYHPASKLGDTVSIVRTNVALPNVIFLNNIKTGHSDEGDNSYIYLPPYGNVAVLTGSIPYGKNTTSSGSVPNPPLLFAKQLQTWMQKRNFYTIGSFLAANQLVMQHKKVPEIKTVLDTLFSPNMDQMMYYFLHKSINLYGESFAKYLGYQEAKEGATDAGVQVIRDFWEKKDIGNNDLKMMDGSGLSPQNYVTSTAEVKALLFAQKQNWFDAFYKALPDYNGTKMKSGTIHGCKAYAGYQTSKSGKKYVFSLIINNYDGGHDALVQKMYQLLNVLK, translated from the coding sequence ATGAAGAAATTATGGTTGAGCTCGTTTATTTTAATTACAAGTATCACTTCTTACGCACAATCTACCATTGAAAATCGTCTTACTTCTGCATTTGATCGATTAGAAAATGATCGTCAAATGGCACATGGTTCCGTTAGTTTCACAGTGGCGGATGCAGAGGAGGGGAAAATAATTTTTCAAAAAAATGGCTCTATTGGTTTGTCTCCTGCGAGTTCGCAAAAGATATTCACTGCCATTGCTTCCTATTCGATTTTGGGACAAGATTTTCATTTTAAAACAATATTAGGATATACTGGAAAAGTGGAAGATGGCGTTTTGAACGGTAATTTGATTTTAACGGGTTATGGAGATCCCACATTGGGAAGTTGGCGATATGATGGGTACAAACCTGAAGATGTAGAGAAAAAAATATTTGCGGCCTTAGCTAAAAATGATATTCGCGCGGTAAATGGTGATATTATTATCGATGATTCCAAATTTTCGATGCAACCAACACCTGGCGGCTGGCCTTGGAATGACATGGGCAATTATTACGGAGCGCCCAATTGGGGATTTAATTGGTTGGAAAATCAATATGATATCACCTATCATCCTGCATCCAAATTGGGTGATACGGTTTCTATTGTTCGAACAAATGTCGCTTTGCCCAATGTGATTTTTTTAAATAATATCAAAACGGGGCATTCGGATGAAGGGGATAATAGTTATATTTATTTGCCTCCGTATGGGAATGTGGCAGTTTTGACTGGTTCAATTCCTTATGGAAAAAATACCACGTCTTCGGGTTCTGTTCCCAATCCTCCATTGTTATTTGCTAAACAATTACAGACTTGGATGCAAAAACGAAATTTCTATACAATTGGATCTTTCTTGGCTGCGAATCAATTGGTTATGCAACATAAAAAAGTACCTGAAATAAAAACTGTTTTGGATACTTTATTTTCTCCTAATATGGACCAGATGATGTATTATTTTTTGCATAAAAGCATTAATCTTTATGGCGAGTCATTTGCCAAATATTTAGGCTATCAAGAAGCAAAAGAAGGGGCGACTGACGCTGGGGTGCAAGTGATTAGGGATTTTTGGGAAAAGAAAGATATTGGTAATAATGACTTGAAAATGATGGATGGGAGTGGACTTTCTCCGCAAAATTATGTGACCTCAACTGCGGAGGTCAAAGCGCTTTTATTTGCCCAAAAACAAAATTGGTTTGATGCTTTTTACAAAGCCCTACCAGATTACAATGGTACGAAAATGAAAAGCGGTACGATCCACGGATGTAAAGCTTACGCCGGTTATCAAACAAGTAAATCAGGAAAGAAATATGTATTTTCTCTTATCATCAACAATTATGATGGCGGACATGACGCACTAGTTCAAAAAATGTATCAATTGTTGAATGTGTTGAAATAA
- a CDS encoding sugar MFS transporter gives MPSVSSTPSSVENTSENGTKNYLIPTIIIGIIFFALGFITWVNSTLIPYLQNACDLTPKEAVLVTFASYISFAVMAFPSSWVLSKIGFKNGMVLGLLIMALGSVIFIPAAHSRTFGLFLSGIFTIGIGMALLQTAVNPYITILGPIKSAAKRISIMGLFNKCAGALAPLVMGAILLKDMGKFQNLDKVAPDVKSKLLDELAGRIVGPYIFIAIAFAIVAIAIKFSKLPDIKNEVGESLKQMEDDFNPKKEKNIFSYTYLWLGFIALFLYVGVEVMAGDMIQIYGNQGLGYSLDVAKNFTAYTMAGMIIGYVSGIVLIPKYISQQKALRISAIAGIILSLGIIFLPRQYSIACVALLGLANAQMWPAIWPLSIHGLGKFLKTGSGLLVIGIAGGAIIPKLWANISESIGSMQKGFWILVPCYAFILFFALKGHKIGRTEEE, from the coding sequence ATGCCTTCTGTTTCTTCGACTCCTTCTAGTGTTGAAAACACTAGCGAAAATGGGACAAAAAACTACTTAATTCCAACTATTATTATTGGAATTATATTCTTCGCTCTTGGTTTTATTACTTGGGTCAATAGCACTTTGATTCCCTACTTACAAAATGCGTGTGACCTTACTCCCAAAGAAGCCGTATTAGTAACATTTGCCTCTTATATCTCCTTCGCGGTAATGGCATTTCCGTCCTCTTGGGTTTTATCCAAAATTGGATTTAAAAATGGAATGGTATTAGGTTTACTTATCATGGCTTTAGGTTCCGTGATATTTATTCCAGCGGCACATTCTCGCACATTTGGTCTATTTCTAAGTGGTATTTTTACGATTGGTATTGGGATGGCATTGTTGCAAACTGCTGTAAATCCATACATTACAATATTAGGACCAATCAAAAGTGCTGCGAAAAGAATCTCTATTATGGGACTTTTCAATAAATGTGCTGGTGCATTAGCTCCATTGGTAATGGGCGCTATCTTGTTGAAAGATATGGGTAAATTTCAGAATTTGGATAAAGTAGCTCCTGATGTAAAAAGCAAATTATTAGACGAATTAGCAGGTAGAATTGTTGGGCCTTATATATTTATTGCTATAGCTTTTGCCATAGTTGCAATTGCTATCAAATTTTCCAAACTTCCAGATATCAAAAATGAAGTAGGCGAATCATTGAAACAAATGGAAGATGATTTTAATCCTAAAAAAGAAAAAAATATCTTTTCTTATACCTATTTGTGGTTGGGATTCATTGCATTATTTTTATATGTAGGCGTAGAAGTTATGGCGGGCGACATGATCCAAATATATGGAAATCAAGGATTGGGATATTCATTAGATGTTGCTAAAAACTTTACAGCTTATACAATGGCAGGTATGATCATTGGTTATGTGAGCGGTATTGTCTTAATTCCTAAATATATCAGCCAACAAAAAGCATTGAGAATTTCTGCGATTGCGGGAATTATACTTTCTTTAGGCATCATATTTTTACCCAGACAATATTCCATTGCTTGTGTGGCATTATTGGGCTTAGCTAATGCACAAATGTGGCCGGCAATCTGGCCATTAAGTATTCATGGTTTGGGTAAATTCTTGAAAACTGGCTCAGGCTTATTGGTTATTGGTATCGCTGGCGGAGCAATTATTCCAAAATTATGGGCAAATATCAGTGAATCCATCGGCAGCATGCAAAAAGGCTTTTGGATATTGGTACCATGCTATGCTTTCATTTTGTTCTTTGCATTGAAAGGACATAAAATCGGAAGAACAGAGGAAGAATAA
- a CDS encoding LysE family translocator, whose product MISALIKGIAMGLVLSISVGPIIFAIIRQSVLNGHKNGLFFVIGVSISDITVVMICNVFSQLFHSAMAHEKVIGIIGSVFLFIIGIYNLFFKKVMSEQEIRACETKQTSRALVSSFFSGYFMNILNPGVFIFWFASSAALMSAASSSEHPLRYRVTSFVTCLIFVLCGDILKVFLSGKIRNRLTPHNIHLINRISGLIMIVFAVILLVGVMSGKLIQH is encoded by the coding sequence ATGATATCTGCCCTTATAAAAGGTATAGCGATGGGGTTGGTTCTGAGCATTTCTGTTGGGCCTATCATATTTGCAATTATTAGACAAAGCGTCCTTAATGGACATAAAAATGGATTATTTTTTGTTATTGGCGTTTCTATAAGTGATATTACGGTTGTCATGATTTGTAACGTTTTCAGTCAATTGTTTCATTCTGCAATGGCACATGAAAAAGTGATTGGAATTATTGGAAGTGTGTTTTTATTCATTATTGGAATTTATAATTTGTTTTTCAAAAAAGTAATGAGTGAACAAGAAATAAGAGCATGTGAAACCAAACAAACGAGTCGAGCATTAGTTTCATCCTTTTTTAGCGGTTATTTTATGAATATTCTCAATCCTGGAGTATTTATATTTTGGTTTGCCTCTTCTGCGGCACTGATGAGCGCTGCCAGTTCGTCTGAGCATCCTTTACGATATAGAGTTACCTCATTTGTTACCTGTCTAATCTTTGTATTATGTGGAGATATACTCAAAGTATTCCTTTCAGGTAAAATACGCAATCGATTGACACCGCACAATATTCATCTTATCAACAGGATTTCTGGATTAATAATGATTGTTTTCGCCGTAATATTATTGGTAGGAGTCATGTCTGGAAAGTTGATACAACATTGA
- a CDS encoding GH3 family domain-containing protein, whose product MAIFDIKLPKSIVRALKLPVDAAQRQQKIVLKRLLRKAKFTEFGQAYGFDNILMNNQSLVKEFQKNVPIYNYNSIYKEWWYKTLEGKPDICWPGKIRYYALSSGTSEAASKYIPVTNDLLRSNKIIMIKQLLSLRNYQYINFKSIGKGWLTLGGSTDLQRGAGYYAGDLSGITTKKSPFWFQPFYKPGKKIAKEKDWNKKLEEIVKKAPEWDIGFLVGVPAWTQMCMEMIIEKYHLNTIHDMWPNLEFFVHGGVNFQPYKKGFEKLLGKPLTYIETYLASEGFIAYQSHQFAEAMRLAVTGHIFFEFIPFNFENFNGEGELIGKPKALTVHEVEEGVDYALLLSTPAGAWRYLIGDTVRFVNKKRCEIIITGRTKHFLSLVGEHLSVDNMNRAIEMTSEELNISIPEFTVAGEPHGSFFAHHWYIACNQQIDKQLVANTIDKYLKKLNDDYLVERNSTLKDIYVDVLPEEIFMRFLKSLGKLGSQHKFPRVLKGSTLEEWTKFLSYGK is encoded by the coding sequence ATGGCAATTTTTGATATTAAATTACCAAAATCCATTGTAAGAGCGTTAAAGCTTCCTGTCGATGCCGCCCAACGTCAACAAAAAATTGTACTAAAACGATTGCTACGAAAAGCAAAATTTACCGAATTTGGACAAGCTTATGGTTTTGATAATATCTTAATGAATAACCAATCCTTGGTTAAAGAATTTCAGAAAAATGTTCCCATATATAATTACAATTCTATTTATAAAGAATGGTGGTACAAGACATTAGAAGGTAAACCAGATATTTGTTGGCCCGGCAAAATTAGATATTATGCATTAAGTAGTGGCACGAGCGAAGCTGCCAGTAAATACATACCAGTTACAAATGACCTGCTACGATCCAACAAGATCATCATGATCAAGCAATTGTTGAGTTTGCGTAATTATCAATACATCAATTTTAAATCCATTGGAAAAGGCTGGCTTACACTTGGCGGAAGCACAGATTTGCAAAGAGGTGCTGGGTATTACGCTGGAGATCTGAGTGGAATCACGACAAAAAAATCACCTTTTTGGTTTCAGCCTTTTTACAAACCAGGAAAAAAGATTGCCAAAGAGAAAGATTGGAATAAAAAACTTGAAGAAATTGTCAAAAAAGCACCCGAATGGGATATAGGATTTCTTGTCGGCGTTCCCGCTTGGACACAAATGTGTATGGAAATGATTATTGAAAAATATCATCTAAATACGATACATGATATGTGGCCCAATTTGGAATTTTTTGTACACGGAGGAGTCAATTTTCAACCATATAAAAAAGGATTTGAAAAACTTTTAGGTAAACCTTTGACCTATATCGAAACTTATCTTGCTAGTGAAGGATTTATCGCTTATCAAAGTCATCAATTTGCAGAGGCGATGCGATTAGCGGTTACTGGTCATATTTTCTTTGAATTTATCCCTTTCAATTTCGAAAATTTTAATGGAGAAGGGGAATTGATCGGTAAACCTAAAGCACTAACGGTACATGAGGTCGAGGAAGGAGTTGATTATGCTTTGTTATTGAGCACGCCTGCTGGTGCATGGCGATACCTCATCGGCGATACGGTAAGATTTGTCAATAAAAAAAGATGTGAGATCATTATTACAGGCCGAACAAAGCATTTCTTGAGCTTGGTTGGGGAGCATTTATCTGTCGACAATATGAATCGTGCGATTGAAATGACCTCTGAAGAGTTAAATATTTCCATCCCAGAATTTACTGTTGCAGGCGAACCGCATGGTAGTTTTTTTGCACATCATTGGTATATTGCATGTAACCAACAAATTGATAAACAATTAGTTGCAAATACAATCGACAAATATTTGAAAAAATTAAATGATGATTATTTAGTCGAAAGAAACAGTACTTTGAAAGACATTTACGTAGATGTTTTGCCAGAAGAGATTTTTATGCGATTTTTGAAATCCTTAGGAAAATTAGGAAGTCAACATAAGTTCCCACGTGTATTGAAAGGTTCTACGTTGGAAGAATGGACTAAATTTTTATCTTATGGCAAATGA
- a CDS encoding helix-turn-helix domain-containing protein, whose protein sequence is MKTTIHHKDLIELSKERVFTDNFQLNGNYLIESHNIINIHGIHINDFEYQLNGVLLTHRQWNLEQQLEMQVKHDFPFLKMHFEYEGHSTYARNSQGSLNADIPSGTHRLMFFPEVKGTLTYPKTKRYSLEILVSIEFFQKIFNYDTESVGKFGKSIEVLSPSMLHPKELPITAEMKQIIFAIINCPLEKGFKRIFLESKVIELLILQLTQVKENNHLLCESVLRKDDREKIYEAKEILEKQIENPCSLLQLSEMVGINDFKLKKGFKEVFGTTVFNYLSDFRMQKAKDMILENRQTIAEIAYEIGFKNPQHFTAAFKRKYGYLPSVLKNNRIN, encoded by the coding sequence TTGAAAACAACTATCCACCATAAGGATTTGATTGAGCTCTCCAAAGAGCGCGTATTTACAGACAATTTCCAATTAAATGGAAATTATCTGATTGAAAGTCATAATATTATCAATATACATGGTATTCATATCAATGATTTTGAATATCAATTAAATGGTGTTTTGCTCACGCATCGGCAATGGAATCTGGAACAACAATTGGAAATGCAGGTAAAACATGATTTTCCATTTTTAAAAATGCATTTTGAATATGAAGGACATTCTACCTATGCACGCAACTCGCAAGGCAGTTTGAATGCCGACATACCTTCTGGTACGCATCGTTTGATGTTTTTTCCCGAGGTAAAAGGCACTTTGACCTATCCAAAAACCAAAAGATATTCCTTGGAAATATTGGTTTCCATAGAATTTTTTCAAAAAATATTCAATTACGATACTGAATCCGTTGGAAAATTTGGAAAATCTATCGAGGTGCTTTCTCCATCCATGTTGCATCCAAAAGAATTGCCAATTACTGCAGAAATGAAACAAATCATTTTTGCCATAATTAATTGTCCTTTGGAAAAAGGATTTAAACGTATTTTTTTGGAATCCAAAGTAATTGAATTATTGATTTTGCAGCTTACTCAAGTAAAAGAAAATAATCATTTGCTATGCGAATCTGTGTTAAGAAAAGATGACAGAGAAAAAATATATGAAGCAAAAGAAATATTAGAAAAGCAAATTGAAAATCCATGTTCGCTCCTACAACTTTCAGAGATGGTTGGGATCAACGATTTCAAATTGAAAAAAGGATTTAAAGAAGTATTTGGGACAACCGTTTTTAATTATTTGTCAGATTTCAGAATGCAAAAAGCGAAGGATATGATCTTGGAAAATAGACAAACCATTGCAGAAATTGCTTACGAAATTGGATTTAAAAATCCACAGCATTTCACAGCAGCATTCAAAAGAAAATATGGTTATTTACCTAGCGTGTTGAAAAACAATCGAATAAATTAA